In one Mucilaginibacter sp. PAMB04168 genomic region, the following are encoded:
- a CDS encoding PQQ-dependent sugar dehydrogenase, which produces MDNIQAANNHNGCRLAISPDAKLFITTGDATVASQAQSLNSLSGKILRINLDGSIPADNPSATSPIWSYGHRNAQGLVFANNRLYSSEHGNTTDDEVNIIQKGRNFGWPNVEGYCSTGNEPAFCSINNVAEPIQAWSPTIAPSGIDYYNNNAIPQWKNSLLLAVLKDSELLQLKLNDAGDRVEKVNTYYKSTYGRLRDVCIAPDGRVYMITSNGNSDKIVVVSKK; this is translated from the coding sequence TTGGATAATATCCAGGCAGCTAACAATCACAATGGCTGCCGGTTGGCCATATCGCCGGATGCCAAGCTTTTCATTACCACCGGAGATGCTACAGTGGCTTCGCAAGCACAAAGTTTGAATAGCTTATCGGGCAAGATACTGCGTATTAACCTGGATGGTAGCATACCTGCCGATAATCCTTCTGCAACCAGCCCAATTTGGAGCTATGGCCATCGTAATGCGCAAGGACTGGTATTTGCCAACAACCGTTTATACAGCTCGGAGCATGGCAATACTACTGATGATGAAGTGAACATTATTCAAAAGGGCCGCAACTTTGGATGGCCTAATGTAGAAGGATACTGTAGCACGGGTAATGAACCGGCTTTTTGCAGTATCAATAATGTGGCAGAGCCCATACAGGCTTGGTCACCCACTATTGCGCCATCGGGCATCGATTATTATAACAACAATGCCATACCCCAGTGGAAGAACTCATTGCTGCTGGCCGTACTGAAAGACAGCGAATTACTACAGCTTAAATTAAACGACGCCGGCGACAGAGTTGAAAAGGTAAATACCTACTACAAAAGCACCTATGGCCGCCTGCGCGATGTATGCATTGCACCTGATGGCCGGGTTTATATGATTACCAGTAATGGCAATAGCGATAAAATTGTGGTGGTTAGTAAAAAGTGA
- a CDS encoding alpha/beta hydrolase yields the protein MQERFDEVNGLRLHVLHEGEISAPIIIFLHGFPEFSFAWQKQVSFFAQHGFYALAPDQRGYNLSSKPKGVKAYVIDNLVADIAAWIKQLTPNKVILAAHDWGGGVAWALALKHPELLEKLVIMNMPHLAVMKKHLRTNPKQMLKSWYAAFFQLPVVPELVCRMWDYRFLVNAMMKSANPKTFTRLQMQQYKQAWSEPNALTSMLNWYRAFLYDILKKYPKVTVPTLIIWGKKDATLNAQMAHDSLAMCRQGKLVMLDNATHWLHHEMPDRVNQIILDFAKEELV from the coding sequence ATGCAGGAAAGATTTGATGAGGTAAACGGTTTAAGGCTACATGTATTACACGAAGGCGAGATCAGCGCGCCAATCATCATTTTTCTTCACGGTTTCCCTGAGTTTAGCTTCGCCTGGCAAAAGCAGGTTTCTTTTTTTGCACAGCACGGCTTTTACGCCCTGGCGCCCGACCAACGGGGCTACAACCTGAGCAGCAAGCCCAAAGGCGTTAAAGCCTATGTTATTGACAACTTAGTAGCCGATATAGCCGCCTGGATTAAGCAGCTTACACCTAATAAAGTGATATTAGCCGCCCACGACTGGGGTGGCGGCGTAGCTTGGGCACTGGCCCTAAAACACCCTGAGCTTTTAGAAAAATTGGTGATTATGAACATGCCGCACCTGGCTGTAATGAAAAAGCATTTGCGTACTAACCCTAAGCAAATGTTAAAAAGCTGGTATGCGGCATTTTTTCAACTGCCGGTTGTGCCCGAACTGGTTTGCCGCATGTGGGATTATCGTTTTTTGGTGAACGCGATGATGAAATCGGCTAACCCGAAAACATTTACCCGCTTGCAAATGCAGCAGTACAAACAAGCCTGGAGCGAGCCCAACGCTTTAACCAGCATGTTAAACTGGTACCGGGCATTTTTGTATGATATATTAAAAAAATACCCAAAGGTAACCGTACCTACACTCATTATATGGGGAAAGAAAGACGCTACCTTAAACGCGCAAATGGCCCATGATAGCCTGGCTATGTGCAGACAAGGTAAACTGGTTATGCTTGATAATGCTACCCACTGGCTTCACCACGAAATGCCCGACAGGGTTAACCAGATCATACTGGACTTTGCTAAGGAAGAACTGGTGTAG
- a CDS encoding ankyrin repeat domain-containing protein, whose amino-acid sequence MESTPASADIFELARANKAEELKAALPGADIDATDSRGSTALIVAAYYNNADAVKVLLAAGANPDLQDGMGNTALMGICFKGYTDIGKILLEHNAQVDMPNGNGATALTFAATFGHTALIELLLQHGANKHLPDRFGKSPIDYARIQENYDGLKLLAPELLEDEE is encoded by the coding sequence ATGGAATCAACTCCTGCCTCTGCCGATATATTTGAATTGGCCCGCGCAAATAAAGCCGAAGAACTTAAAGCCGCTTTGCCTGGCGCTGATATTGACGCCACGGACAGCCGCGGTTCAACCGCTTTAATTGTGGCAGCCTACTATAACAATGCCGATGCGGTAAAAGTACTATTGGCAGCCGGGGCAAACCCCGACCTGCAAGATGGTATGGGCAACACCGCCCTGATGGGAATTTGCTTTAAAGGTTATACTGATATTGGTAAAATATTGCTGGAACACAACGCACAGGTAGATATGCCTAACGGCAACGGTGCAACGGCGCTTACCTTTGCGGCCACCTTTGGACATACAGCACTCATAGAATTGTTGCTGCAACACGGCGCCAACAAACACCTGCCCGACCGTTTTGGCAAAAGCCCGATTGATTATGCACGCATACAGGAAAATTATGATGGCCTTAAGCTTTTAGCTCCCGAACTACTGGAGGATGAAGAATAA
- a CDS encoding helix-turn-helix transcriptional regulator, protein MSDDALIKRLKVIVKDHGGQLALARAIEVDQGFISKVINKKQEISYYLIRKLCFQLKYSPEWLILGSGEKKITKAESPKLITEIQMLRTEVDILHARMRAYELQLNDLRENTLTHPQQVG, encoded by the coding sequence ATGTCTGATGATGCACTCATAAAGCGGCTCAAGGTAATTGTAAAAGACCACGGCGGGCAACTGGCCCTAGCCAGGGCTATTGAAGTTGACCAGGGCTTTATCAGTAAGGTGATCAATAAAAAACAGGAGATTAGCTATTATCTTATACGTAAACTTTGCTTTCAACTCAAATACTCACCCGAGTGGTTAATATTGGGTAGCGGTGAGAAGAAAATCACCAAAGCAGAATCGCCCAAGCTTATCACCGAAATACAAATGCTGCGTACAGAGGTTGACATACTCCACGCCCGCATGCGCGCTTATGAACTGCAATTAAATGACCTGCGCGAAAATACCCTTACTCACCCGCAACAAGTTGGGTAA
- a CDS encoding PQQ-dependent sugar dehydrogenase — translation MTDSELTTQVLTQQLSFPWEILWGPDNMLWVTERGGKISRVNPGNGQVSLLLDIADVKSVGEGGLLGMVLHPDFTNTPQVFVAYNYDKNGTYTEKIVRYTYNGGSLISR, via the coding sequence GTGACAGATTCGGAACTAACCACCCAGGTACTTACCCAGCAGCTTAGCTTTCCGTGGGAAATATTATGGGGCCCCGATAATATGCTTTGGGTTACTGAACGGGGCGGCAAAATAAGCCGTGTAAACCCCGGCAACGGACAGGTTAGTTTATTGCTTGACATTGCAGATGTGAAATCGGTTGGCGAAGGTGGCTTGCTGGGCATGGTCTTACATCCTGATTTTACCAATACTCCGCAGGTGTTTGTAGCTTATAATTACGACAAGAATGGTACGTACACTGAGAAGATTGTTCGCTATACCTACAATGGCGGGTCGTTGATTAGCCGGTAA
- a CDS encoding outer membrane lipoprotein carrier protein LolA, translating into MKKIIAYILLLTATTTGAFAQKDAEAKTILNGVGQKYRSYNTVKSDFTITVQNPQAGVNETQSGTLLTQAKANKFKLTIYGGAKGAVAQEIISDGKAQWTYMPKEKEVQVNDVNNNAEGMNPAQLFTMYEKGYKYIYTGLQKSGGKTYQAVELTPTDAKQNIFKVRLLIDKAKKQIYSAQLFDKNGNRYNYTIRSFTPNVAAGADVFTFNAKAHPGVDVVDLR; encoded by the coding sequence ATGAAAAAAATTATTGCATATATATTGCTGCTGACCGCTACCACTACAGGAGCCTTTGCCCAAAAGGACGCCGAGGCCAAGACGATATTGAACGGCGTAGGGCAAAAGTACCGCTCTTATAACACGGTAAAAAGCGACTTCACTATTACGGTACAAAACCCGCAAGCCGGCGTAAACGAAACGCAATCGGGCACCTTGCTTACCCAGGCCAAGGCCAATAAATTTAAGCTTACTATTTACGGAGGTGCCAAAGGCGCAGTTGCCCAGGAAATTATTAGCGATGGCAAAGCGCAGTGGACCTATATGCCTAAAGAAAAGGAAGTACAGGTAAATGATGTTAATAATAATGCCGAGGGTATGAACCCGGCACAATTGTTTACCATGTACGAGAAAGGTTATAAATACATATACACCGGTTTGCAAAAATCGGGCGGCAAAACTTACCAGGCGGTGGAGTTAACACCAACCGATGCCAAACAGAATATTTTTAAAGTAAGATTGCTGATTGATAAAGCCAAAAAGCAAATCTATAGCGCTCAGTTATTTGATAAAAACGGCAACCGCTACAATTATACCATCCGCAGCTTTACTCCCAACGTCGCAGCCGGGGCGGATGTCTTCACTTTCAATGCTAAAGCACATCCGGGTGTTGATGTGGTAGATCTGCGATAA
- a CDS encoding carbamoyltransferase C-terminal domain-containing protein — translation MYTLGINAVFHDSAACIIKDGQLLAATEEERFTHIKHGKRPVPFSTWELPFHAIDYCLKIAGIHINDVDHIAYSFDPYQLIKEQYQGKGTIDIPFEPSTDPINADWLNVWDPLFLSSIINAVGQLNDGWPHHLQQRFVGANVPREKWHFVDHHVAHAASAFNCSPFERAAVMTVDGRGEHATTTYSIGNGHDLKRIGQVNFPNSLGLLYEEITTHLGFLHSSDEYKVMALASYGKPDFVKDFREIIKVGVNGQYTIDNKNFVERFGPKRLRHEEFTAHHFNIAHSLQLVLEETLLELTDWLQKETGEQNLCLAGGVALNCVANARIRDKGAFQNIWVQPASGDDGTALGAALWVDAQQRKSTKREFVMEHCYWGPEYSDAEIEKFMKWCKVPYRKLNNIAEETADILAQDKIIGWYQGRMEFGPRALGSRSILASPISPAMQQRLNEVKDREDFRPVAPVVLEEEAGNWFKNASYSPFMLFIYDVKPEKAEQIPAVRHTDGTARIQTVNERQHKNYYDLLKAFQRKTGVPVLVNTSFNTLGKPIVCTPRDAIECFWSSPFDALVIGSFVIEK, via the coding sequence ATGTACACCTTAGGCATTAACGCTGTATTTCATGATTCGGCAGCATGTATTATTAAAGACGGCCAACTTTTAGCCGCTACTGAAGAAGAACGCTTTACGCACATTAAACACGGCAAGCGTCCGGTGCCTTTCAGCACATGGGAACTTCCATTTCATGCCATTGATTACTGCCTTAAGATAGCCGGCATACATATAAATGATGTAGATCATATAGCCTACTCATTCGATCCGTATCAACTCATTAAAGAGCAATACCAGGGTAAAGGCACTATCGACATTCCCTTCGAACCATCAACCGATCCAATTAATGCCGATTGGCTCAACGTTTGGGACCCGCTTTTTCTTTCATCCATCATTAATGCGGTTGGGCAGTTAAACGACGGCTGGCCGCATCACTTGCAACAACGTTTTGTAGGAGCCAATGTACCGCGCGAAAAATGGCACTTCGTAGATCACCACGTAGCGCACGCCGCTAGTGCCTTTAACTGCTCGCCATTCGAGCGCGCTGCTGTAATGACGGTTGACGGCCGCGGCGAGCATGCAACAACCACTTACAGCATTGGCAACGGCCATGACTTAAAACGCATTGGTCAGGTTAATTTTCCCAATTCGTTGGGTTTACTGTATGAAGAAATAACCACGCACCTCGGTTTCCTGCATTCGTCTGATGAGTATAAGGTGATGGCACTGGCCAGTTATGGTAAACCGGATTTCGTTAAAGATTTCCGCGAGATCATCAAAGTTGGCGTAAACGGGCAGTATACTATTGACAATAAAAACTTTGTGGAGCGCTTTGGCCCCAAACGCCTGCGCCATGAGGAGTTTACTGCTCACCACTTTAACATAGCCCACTCGCTGCAACTGGTATTGGAAGAAACCCTGCTGGAACTAACCGACTGGCTGCAAAAAGAAACTGGCGAACAAAACCTTTGCCTGGCCGGCGGCGTGGCCCTTAACTGCGTAGCTAACGCCCGTATACGCGATAAAGGCGCGTTTCAGAACATTTGGGTTCAACCAGCATCAGGCGATGATGGTACCGCTTTGGGTGCAGCGCTATGGGTAGATGCCCAGCAACGCAAATCAACCAAGCGCGAGTTTGTAATGGAGCACTGTTATTGGGGACCAGAATACAGCGACGCAGAGATTGAGAAGTTTATGAAATGGTGCAAAGTACCTTACCGTAAACTCAATAATATAGCCGAAGAAACTGCCGATATATTGGCGCAAGACAAAATTATAGGTTGGTACCAGGGCCGTATGGAGTTTGGCCCAAGGGCGCTGGGCAGCCGGTCTATACTAGCGTCGCCTATTAGTCCGGCTATGCAACAGCGGTTAAATGAGGTTAAGGATAGGGAAGATTTCCGTCCCGTTGCACCTGTTGTATTGGAAGAAGAAGCCGGCAATTGGTTTAAAAACGCAAGTTATTCGCCTTTTATGCTGTTCATCTATGATGTAAAGCCTGAGAAAGCCGAACAAATTCCGGCTGTGCGTCACACCGATGGTACGGCGCGTATACAAACCGTTAATGAGCGCCAGCACAAGAACTATTACGACTTACTTAAGGCATTTCAACGCAAAACCGGTGTACCCGTATTAGTGAATACATCGTTCAATACCTTGGGCAAACCTATTGTTTGTACGCCAAGAGATGCTATTGAATGCTTTTGGTCGTCACCTTTTGATGCACTGGTTATAGGCTCGTTCGTTATTGAGAAATAA
- a CDS encoding glycosyltransferase gives MIRVSVVIPTYRRPDLLLKCIGALCEQTLPKDQFEVIVVSDGPDSVTEQALETRPDTSLNLHFLPMLKKGGPAAARNFGWQHAQGKLIAFTDDDTLPDSNWLTAYLQAWQGQTLAAFTGKVIVPLPPHPTDFALNTAGLEKADFVTANCACTQVALKLIDGFDERFAMAWREDSDLHFKIMQAGIPLSKVAEAVIVHPVRQAAWGVSIREQKKTLFNALLFKKFPELYQQQIQAKPPVTYYVIVIALLLAVVALVLQHAIIALMAFAVWLLFTLQFTLKRLAHTSHAFSHVSEMLYTSAVIPFASVYWHFYGCYKYGVWFG, from the coding sequence ATGATCCGTGTTTCTGTAGTTATACCTACTTACCGTCGCCCCGATTTACTGCTAAAGTGCATCGGGGCGCTGTGTGAGCAGACCTTGCCAAAGGACCAGTTTGAAGTTATTGTAGTAAGTGATGGCCCCGACTCGGTGACCGAACAGGCGCTAGAAACCAGGCCAGACACTTCCTTGAACTTGCACTTTTTGCCCATGCTCAAAAAAGGTGGCCCCGCCGCCGCCCGAAACTTTGGGTGGCAACATGCACAAGGTAAGTTAATTGCCTTTACTGATGATGACACATTACCTGACAGCAACTGGCTCACCGCCTATTTGCAAGCTTGGCAAGGCCAAACACTGGCCGCCTTTACCGGTAAAGTAATTGTGCCGCTTCCCCCCCACCCAACCGACTTTGCCTTAAACACTGCCGGCTTAGAAAAGGCCGATTTTGTAACTGCTAACTGCGCTTGTACCCAAGTGGCGCTAAAACTTATTGATGGCTTTGATGAGCGCTTTGCCATGGCCTGGCGCGAAGACAGCGACCTGCATTTTAAAATTATGCAGGCAGGCATACCCTTAAGTAAAGTTGCAGAGGCCGTAATAGTACATCCGGTACGGCAGGCAGCATGGGGGGTGAGCATTCGTGAGCAAAAGAAAACGCTGTTTAATGCCTTGCTATTTAAAAAGTTTCCGGAGCTATATCAACAGCAAATACAGGCAAAACCACCGGTTACTTATTACGTAATCGTAATTGCGTTACTGCTAGCTGTAGTTGCTTTGGTGCTGCAACATGCTATAATCGCTTTAATGGCCTTTGCCGTATGGTTGCTGTTCACACTTCAATTTACACTGAAACGCCTGGCGCATACGTCGCACGCATTCAGCCATGTGTCAGAAATGCTCTATACTTCGGCTGTTATCCCTTTTGCATCTGTTTACTGGCATTTTTATGGGTGTTATAAGTATGGGGTTTGGTTTGGTTGA
- a CDS encoding CAP domain-containing protein translates to MFKLVINTIAISASLMLGIFHTPAINPEWESNSFKNEFLSRINKVRQEGCKCGTNYMRPAPPLTWNNELADAARAHARDMSKRDYFSHTSKDGRTIEDRIMAAGYTYDGYKSYAIAENIAKGQQSIAEVTDGWFKSPGHCRNLMNPDLREIGIAEYDKYWVQDFGGREAFSAREKQMIKSGRLIIKHRKTAE, encoded by the coding sequence ATGTTTAAACTTGTAATCAATACCATTGCTATATCTGCCAGCTTAATGCTAGGCATATTCCATACACCGGCTATCAATCCTGAGTGGGAGAGTAATTCATTCAAAAATGAGTTTTTGTCTCGCATAAATAAGGTTAGGCAGGAGGGGTGCAAATGCGGCACCAATTATATGCGACCTGCCCCGCCGCTCACCTGGAACAACGAACTGGCCGATGCTGCCCGTGCACATGCCCGCGACATGAGTAAGCGCGATTATTTTAGCCATACCAGTAAGGATGGCCGTACTATAGAAGACCGTATTATGGCTGCCGGGTACACTTACGATGGTTATAAGAGCTACGCTATTGCCGAAAATATTGCCAAAGGCCAGCAAAGCATAGCAGAAGTTACCGACGGCTGGTTTAAAAGCCCCGGACATTGCCGTAACCTGATGAACCCTGATTTACGTGAGATAGGCATTGCCGAATATGATAAATATTGGGTACAGGACTTTGGAGGTCGTGAAGCATTTTCGGCCCGTGAGAAGCAAATGATTAAAAGTGGCAGGCTGATTATTAAGCACCGCAAAACTGCAGAGTAA
- a CDS encoding nucleoid-associated protein, translated as MVSFFEASLQDISVHHVGNPLQDERYALSDAPLALKDDIIPRLLMQYFLTPFEKTNEVYHLMHPGNDLHLNEIYHYCTDMFADESRFHELSQQIAKHLYSVSGHPKIKAGEVYIGYFSNIQIEGEQLDAVGIFKSETKETFLKVYPQEGGFGLDYEENAININKLDKGCLIINTQKEEGYKVVVIDQTNRSQEAVYWKDDFLKLKIRNDNFNQTNNTLSIYKNFVTQKLDDEFEMSKADKIDLLNRSMKYFKEKDTFELDEFTGEVLGNNEAIESFKNYKNQYEQEFETKIPDTFEISDNAVKKQARVYKSVLKLDKNFHIYIHGNKELIEKGFDDDKAMNYYKVYFKEEQ; from the coding sequence ATGGTAAGTTTTTTCGAGGCTTCTCTTCAGGATATTTCGGTACACCACGTAGGTAACCCTTTACAGGATGAACGCTATGCGCTTTCTGATGCACCGCTGGCATTAAAGGATGATATTATTCCGCGCTTGCTGATGCAATATTTTTTAACGCCATTTGAGAAAACCAACGAAGTGTACCATCTCATGCATCCCGGCAATGATTTACACCTGAATGAGATTTACCATTATTGCACCGATATGTTTGCCGACGAAAGTCGCTTTCATGAACTATCGCAGCAAATTGCCAAGCACCTGTACAGCGTATCAGGCCATCCTAAAATTAAGGCAGGCGAGGTTTACATAGGCTACTTTAGCAACATACAGATAGAAGGAGAACAACTGGATGCCGTGGGCATTTTTAAATCGGAAACGAAAGAAACCTTTTTAAAGGTTTACCCTCAGGAAGGTGGTTTTGGGCTGGATTACGAAGAGAATGCTATTAACATTAACAAGCTCGACAAAGGCTGCCTTATTATTAACACGCAAAAAGAAGAAGGCTACAAAGTGGTGGTAATTGACCAAACCAACCGAAGCCAGGAAGCCGTATACTGGAAAGATGATTTTTTGAAGCTTAAGATACGTAACGACAACTTTAACCAAACCAATAACACGCTAAGCATCTATAAAAACTTTGTTACCCAAAAACTGGACGACGAGTTTGAGATGAGCAAGGCTGATAAGATTGATTTGCTAAACCGCTCGATGAAGTATTTTAAAGAGAAAGACACTTTTGAGCTGGACGAATTTACGGGCGAAGTATTGGGTAACAATGAGGCTATTGAATCGTTCAAAAACTACAAGAACCAGTACGAGCAAGAATTTGAAACCAAAATACCCGACACTTTTGAGATTTCTGACAATGCCGTTAAAAAGCAGGCGCGAGTATATAAAAGCGTTTTAAAGCTCGATAAAAACTTTCACATTTATATTCATGGCAATAAAGAGCTCATTGAAAAAGGCTTCGACGATGATAAGGCCATGAACTATTATAAGGTATATTTTAAGGAAGAACAGTAG
- a CDS encoding cytochrome P450, protein MPKIPKENILSAALGLYNNGFTYVQDTRRKHESDIFQIDLLALKVICFGGEDAAQTFYDTDKFARKGAVPPPVQKTLTGENAIHTKDGEAHHNRKEMFMSLMTEENIKRLTERVQIELYKALHKWEDAESVVLFHEARVILCKAVCAWAGVPLTDEEAPYIARDFTLMVDAFGAVGPRNWRGQRARKRTERWMNGIIKKVRQLKLVPERGSALYLTANHKDVDGNVLDIPMATVELLNILRPTVAIAWYVTFSAHAFTTYTDSRLKFLMNVSDYREWFVHEVRRFYPFAPVMGARVKHEFDWHGYRFPKNSLVLLDMYGTNHDPRLWDSPQEFIPERFSNRQIKPFDFLAQGGGDPHQGHRCPGEWITIEVLKTFMGFLVEKVAFDVPQQDLSYDSSRMPTLPNSGFVMSCVSRKMVSSASAVKARR, encoded by the coding sequence ATGCCTAAAATTCCTAAAGAAAACATACTCTCGGCCGCTTTGGGCCTATATAATAATGGGTTTACCTATGTGCAGGATACTCGCCGTAAACATGAGTCAGATATTTTTCAGATAGATCTGCTGGCCCTTAAAGTGATTTGTTTTGGTGGCGAAGATGCCGCACAGACATTTTATGATACGGACAAATTTGCACGTAAAGGTGCGGTACCACCACCCGTTCAAAAAACATTGACCGGAGAAAACGCCATCCATACTAAAGACGGCGAAGCGCACCACAATCGTAAAGAAATGTTCATGTCGTTAATGACGGAGGAAAACATTAAACGGCTGACGGAACGTGTACAAATTGAGTTGTACAAAGCGCTGCATAAGTGGGAAGATGCGGAGTCGGTTGTTCTGTTCCATGAGGCGCGGGTAATTTTATGCAAGGCAGTTTGTGCCTGGGCAGGCGTACCACTTACCGATGAAGAAGCACCCTACATTGCGCGCGACTTTACGCTGATGGTAGACGCCTTTGGTGCGGTTGGTCCGCGTAACTGGCGAGGCCAACGCGCACGTAAGCGTACGGAGCGGTGGATGAACGGGATTATTAAGAAAGTGCGCCAACTAAAACTTGTGCCTGAGCGCGGCAGTGCGCTTTATTTAACTGCAAACCATAAAGATGTTGATGGCAATGTATTAGACATACCTATGGCTACCGTAGAATTACTGAACATTTTACGGCCCACGGTGGCAATTGCCTGGTATGTTACCTTTAGTGCACATGCGTTTACTACCTACACGGATAGCCGCCTCAAATTCCTGATGAACGTAAGCGATTACCGCGAATGGTTTGTGCACGAGGTAAGGCGCTTTTACCCTTTTGCACCAGTGATGGGTGCAAGGGTTAAGCATGAATTTGACTGGCATGGATATCGTTTTCCTAAAAACAGCCTGGTGTTGCTGGATATGTATGGCACCAATCACGACCCGCGTTTATGGGATAGCCCTCAGGAATTTATCCCCGAGCGGTTTAGCAACAGGCAAATTAAGCCCTTTGATTTTCTGGCCCAGGGCGGTGGCGACCCACACCAGGGCCACCGTTGCCCCGGCGAGTGGATCACGATTGAAGTACTAAAGACTTTTATGGGCTTTTTAGTTGAAAAAGTGGCCTTTGATGTGCCTCAACAAGACCTAAGCTACGACTCATCGCGCATGCCTACACTGCCCAACAGCGGATTTGTAATGAGTTGTGTAAGCCGCAAAATGGTAAGCTCTGCCAGCGCGGTAAAAGCTAGAAGATAG
- a CDS encoding DUF1349 domain-containing protein, translating into MKNIFLLTALVLMQIVAAAQNKPMKWFNQPKKWSGNADKLTFTVDPGTDYWRITHYGFIRDSGPFYYQEAAGDFEASVKVTGNYQELFHQAGLMIRIDNKNWIKTGIEYVDGVQNVSAVVTREVSDWSVVPRNDSPKSIWLKLLRKGDYVQIQYSFDNKTFKMLRLAYFPPKVKAQIGMVAAAPGKKSFPVIFESFSVKAAK; encoded by the coding sequence ATGAAAAACATATTTTTACTTACCGCTTTAGTGCTGATGCAAATAGTAGCCGCTGCACAAAACAAACCCATGAAATGGTTTAACCAACCCAAAAAGTGGAGCGGCAATGCCGATAAACTTACCTTTACGGTTGACCCCGGCACTGATTACTGGCGCATTACACATTATGGCTTTATACGCGATTCAGGGCCTTTCTATTATCAGGAAGCCGCAGGTGATTTTGAAGCCAGCGTAAAAGTGACTGGCAACTATCAGGAGCTTTTCCATCAGGCAGGCTTAATGATACGCATTGATAACAAGAACTGGATCAAAACAGGTATTGAATATGTTGACGGTGTGCAGAATGTAAGCGCTGTGGTTACTCGCGAGGTGTCAGACTGGTCGGTTGTGCCGCGTAACGACAGTCCAAAATCTATCTGGCTTAAATTGCTGCGCAAGGGTGATTACGTTCAAATACAATACTCGTTTGATAACAAGACGTTTAAGATGCTGCGACTGGCTTATTTTCCACCTAAAGTTAAAGCACAAATTGGTATGGTAGCAGCAGCGCCCGGTAAGAAAAGCTTTCCGGTTATATTTGAAAGCTTTTCAGTTAAAGCAGCAAAGTAA
- a CDS encoding EcsC family protein encodes MTPYEEQAHVQLQFWQHRMQKQPTLFDKLSRKVQTKVNDLIPDKVHAGITVTIEKMIKAVLFGAKYTTPKMPEPDASLQEREAFIQQKINNYQKTASIEGAVTGAGGFLLGLADFPILLGIKLKLLFDIATLYGYDVKDYKERLYILYIFQLAFSSQQRRNEVYKLLAGWQGYSNSLPNNVEEFDWRIFQQEYRDYIDLAKMAQLLPVIGAAVGAIANYKLIAQLGETAMNCYRMRRISALQILKP; translated from the coding sequence ATGACACCCTACGAAGAACAAGCCCATGTACAACTACAGTTTTGGCAGCACCGGATGCAGAAGCAGCCTACCCTTTTTGATAAGCTGTCCAGGAAAGTTCAAACGAAGGTAAACGATCTTATTCCTGATAAAGTGCACGCCGGTATTACCGTCACTATCGAAAAGATGATTAAAGCGGTACTGTTTGGTGCCAAATACACCACACCCAAAATGCCTGAACCTGATGCATCATTGCAGGAGCGAGAGGCTTTTATCCAACAAAAAATTAATAACTATCAAAAAACGGCATCAATAGAAGGCGCGGTTACCGGCGCCGGGGGCTTTCTGTTAGGACTGGCCGACTTTCCAATTCTCCTGGGTATTAAGCTTAAGCTGCTTTTTGATATAGCCACCCTGTACGGGTATGATGTAAAAGATTATAAGGAAAGACTATATATCCTCTATATTTTTCAACTCGCTTTTTCGAGTCAACAAAGGCGTAACGAGGTGTACAAACTGCTCGCCGGCTGGCAGGGGTACAGCAATTCGCTGCCTAACAACGTGGAGGAGTTTGATTGGCGCATCTTTCAGCAGGAGTACCGCGATTACATCGACCTGGCTAAAATGGCACAACTGCTACCCGTAATTGGGGCAGCAGTGGGTGCCATAGCCAACTACAAACTTATTGCCCAGTTAGGCGAAACAGCCATGAACTGTTACCGTATGCGCAGAATTAGTGCACTGCAAATCTTAAAGCCATAA